Proteins encoded within one genomic window of Numida meleagris isolate 19003 breed g44 Domestic line unplaced genomic scaffold, NumMel1.0 unplaced_Scaffold218, whole genome shotgun sequence:
- the IGFBP3 gene encoding insulin-like growth factor-binding protein 3 encodes MVSRPGVLWAVAAAALALVGRRALPAPVVRCEPCDARALQQCKPLQPDCAERVREPGCGCCLTCALRLGQPCGIYTERCGAGLNCQPRQEEARPLQALLEGRGVCTNATAGDKLRAFLLPGPHAAGNSSDSEEEKSTSSLENQPIQNLHRVPDSNLPPQHIRIDVIRKEQAKNTQRYKVEYDSQSTDTLNFSSESKQETEYGPCRREMEDTLNHLKILNVLSPRGFHIPNCDKKGFYKKKQCRPSKGRKRGYCWCVDKYGQPLPGYDGKGKGDVHCYNLESK; translated from the exons ATGGTGTCGCGGCCCGGCGTGCTGTGGGCAGTGGCGGCAGCGGCGTTGGCGCTGGTGGGCCGGCGGGCGCTGCCGGCGCCGGTGGTCCGCTGCGAGCCCTGCGACGCGCGGGCGCTGCAGCAGTGCAAGCCGCTGCAGCCCGACTGCGCCGAGCGGGTGCGGGAGCCAGGATGCGGCTGCTGCCTCACCTGTGCTCTGCGCCTGGGGCAGCCCTGCGGTATCTACACCGAGCGCTGCGGCGCCGGCCTCAACTGCCAGCCGCGGCAAGAGGAGGCGCGGCCgctgcaggctctgctggaGGGCCGCGGTGTCTGCACCAACGCCACGGCAGGCGACAAGCTGCGGGCCTTCCTTCTGCCGGGACCGCACGCTGCAG gaaattccAGTGAttcagaagaagagaagagTACCAGTAGCTTAGAAAATCAGCCCATCCAGAACTTGCACAGGGTGCCAGATTCAAATTTGCCTCCACAGCACATCAGAATAGATGTCATCAGGAAAGAGCAAGCCAAAAATACACAGCGCTATAAAGTGGAATATGATTCACAGAGTACAGATACACTGAATTTCTCTTCAGAATCCAAGCAAGAAACTGAGTAT GGTCCTTGTCGTAGAGAAATGGAAGACACTTTAAATCACCTAAAGATCCTGAATGTCTTGAGTCCTAGGGGTTTCCATATTCCAAATTGtgacaagaagggattctacaagaaaaagcaa TGCCGTCCATCCAAAGGCCGAAAAAGAGGTTATTGCTGGTGTGTGGATAAATATGGACAGCCGCTTCCTGGATATGATGGCAAGGGAAAAGGAGATGTCCACTGCTATAACTTGGAAAGCAAGTGA